The Limnospira fusiformis SAG 85.79 genomic interval ACCCCAGAGCGATCGCCAAAACCCAGACTAATGCAGTTATCCAATATTCAACACCTGTGGACCCCCATAACCTCCCCCATATCCGCCGATATCCACCTCTTAGATATATTGGCGAAACTACACCCGACCCCCGCCGCCGCCGGGACTCCCTGCGAAGTAGCGATCGCTCAAATTAGGCAATACGAAACCTTTGACCGCTCCTTATATGCGGCTCCTTTGGGTTGGGTAGACTATCATGGTAATGGGGAATTTATCGTAGGTATTCGTTCCGCTTTGATAGATAGCGATCGAGCTAGACTGTTCGCTGGGGCGGGAATAGTCGCTGGCTCCGAACCTGAGCAAGAATTAGCCGAAATTCAACTTAAACTACAAGCTCTGCTCAGGGGTTTAGTATAACACAAAAATCGCTGGATTAACTGCTCATTATGGAAATTCGAGATCTGGGTGAACAGGGGTTATTAGCAATGGTTAAAAGGTTTTGTCCCCTAGAAGTAGTGGGAGATGATGCCGCTGTCCTCAGTCCCCTTGCTGATCAGTCCCTGGTGGTGACAACTGATATGTTAGTCGAAGGCTGTCATTTTAGCGATCGCACTACCCCCGCCATAGCAGTAGGATGGAGATCAGTATCGGCTAATTTGTCAGATCTGGCAGCCATGGGAGCCTCTCCCCTAGGAATTACCGTAGCTTTGGGGTTGAGAGGAGAAACACCTATTAACTGGGTTGAACAGTTATATGAGGGGATGGCTGAATGTTTAGACCAATTCCAAACCCCAATTATCGGCGGCGATATTTGTCGCTCCCCTATCAATACCATCTCAATTACTGCTATTGGTACAGTTGCGCCCCAACGAATTATTAAGCGATCGACAGCACAACCAGAATGGGCGATCATGGTCAGCGGCGCTCATGGTCACTCCCGAGCCGGACTAGAATTGCTGCTAAATGAGAATTTAGGTGCATCCCTATCAGAAACCGAAAAGCGATCGCTTCAACACCATCATCAGTATCCGCAACCGCGACTAGATATATTACCAACTCTACAAAAGCTATGGGATAGCGATCCTCACCTAATTATTGCTGGTATGGACAGCAGCGATGGTTTAGCTGATGCGATCGTGCAGATCAGCCAAGCCAGTGGAGTGGGAGCCAGAATCGAAGCCCAAAAACTGCCCCATTCCAACTCCCTTTTCCAACTAGCCCCAGCAGAGACCGTCCTTGATTGGGTACTCTATGGCGGCGAGGATTTTGAGTTAGTTTTATGTCTACCATGCGATCGCGCCCAACAACTGATCAAACACATTCCAGGAAGTGCCATCATTGGTGTTACCACAACAGAGACCGAAACCATCCTACTTACAGGTACTCACTCTAACTCAGAAATTATCCTGACCCAAAAACAGGGATTTCAGCACTTTTGATCTGAACCAAAATCCCCCTGAGTCCCCTTACGAGTGTTTAGCCACAATCTCAGCCAAGTCTACAACCCGTTGGCTGTATCCCCACTCGTTGTCATACCAGGCCACAACTTTAACCAAGTCGCCACCCATAACCATTGTCAAACTAGCATCAACAATAGAAGAAGCATTATTTCCGCGATAGTCACTAGAAACCAGAGGCAGATCGCTATAAGCCAGAATTCCCTTCATGGGTCCTTCTGCCGCTTCTTGGAGAGCCTTATTCACTTCTTCGGTGAAAGTGGTTTTCTCCACCTGAGCCACAAAGTCCACCACAGAAACGTTAGGGGTGGGAACCCGCATAGCAATCCCATTCAGCTTACCTTTCAGTTCAGGAATCACCAAAGCCACAGCCTGAGCCGCACCAGTAGAGGTAGGAACAATATTCAGAGCAGCAGCCCGCGCCCGTCGGACATCCCGGTGACTAGCATCTAACAAACGCTGGTCGCCAGTGTAACTGTGGGTAGTGGTCATCGTTCCTTTGATGATCCCGAAATTATCTTGCAACACCTTGACCACAGGGGCTAAACAGTTAGTAGTACAACTGGCATTACTGACAATAACATGGGCATTGGGATCATAGTTATGGTCATTGACACCAACTACATAGGTTCCAATATTACTACCTTTCCCAGGGGCAGTAATCAGAACCCTTTTCGCACCAGCA includes:
- the thiL gene encoding thiamine-phosphate kinase, whose amino-acid sequence is MEIRDLGEQGLLAMVKRFCPLEVVGDDAAVLSPLADQSLVVTTDMLVEGCHFSDRTTPAIAVGWRSVSANLSDLAAMGASPLGITVALGLRGETPINWVEQLYEGMAECLDQFQTPIIGGDICRSPINTISITAIGTVAPQRIIKRSTAQPEWAIMVSGAHGHSRAGLELLLNENLGASLSETEKRSLQHHHQYPQPRLDILPTLQKLWDSDPHLIIAGMDSSDGLADAIVQISQASGVGARIEAQKLPHSNSLFQLAPAETVLDWVLYGGEDFELVLCLPCDRAQQLIKHIPGSAIIGVTTTETETILLTGTHSNSEIILTQKQGFQHF
- a CDS encoding type I glyceraldehyde-3-phosphate dehydrogenase, whose product is MKVAINGFGRIGRNFLRCWLTRGENTNLEVTAINDTSDPRINAHLLKYDSMLGTLHDADIKADENSLIVNGKTIKCVSDRNPLNLPWSEWGIDLIIEATGVFVTEEGASKHLSAGAKRVLITAPGKGSNIGTYVVGVNDHNYDPNAHVIVSNASCTTNCLAPVVKVLQDNFGIIKGTMTTTHSYTGDQRLLDASHRDVRRARAAALNIVPTSTGAAQAVALVIPELKGKLNGIAMRVPTPNVSVVDFVAQVEKTTFTEEVNKALQEAAEGPMKGILAYSDLPLVSSDYRGNNASSIVDASLTMVMGGDLVKVVAWYDNEWGYSQRVVDLAEIVAKHS